The following DNA comes from Candidatus Binataceae bacterium.
AGCGGCTTCTTGATCGGAAACCAGCTCATTCGCCCGCTCACTCATGGACATCAGATCGATATCTGGCGGTTTTACGCGCGCAGGATGTTTCGCACCTGGCCGCCGTACCTCGCGGTCGTGGTGCTGTATTTCACATTGCCAATTGTTCGAGAGGCGCCGCCGATTCCGCCACTCTGGCGCTTTCTCACCTTCACGCAGAACCTGTTCAGCGACGCTGATCGCAGAACGGCCTTCTCGCACGCCTGGTCGCTATGCGTTGAGGAGCAGTTCTATCTAATCGCGCCGCTGGCGGTGTGGATGCTGGCGCGACGGCCCTCGGCGCTCAAGACGATCGTCGCGTGCGCATCGATTCTGATCGGCGGAGTCGTACTGCGCGCTGCGATCTGGAAGCTCGCGCTCGCGCCCTTCGTCGATTCTCCGCACCAGCTCGACTGGCATTGGATGAATTTGATTTACCGTCCGACGTGGTCGCGCCTCGACGGACTCCTCGCCGGCATCGTCCTCGCGCTGATACGCGGCCTTCGTCCGAAGGCATGGCGGCTGCTGATGGATTGCAGCAACACGATGTTAATCGCTGCCCTCAGTTTGTTTGCAATCGCGGCATATATCTTTCGCGATCAGGTCGACTTCATGCCGTCGGTGATCGGCTTTCCGATTCTCGCGATCGCCCTCGGCGGTTTGGTCGCCGCCGGCGCGAGTCCGTCGAGTCTCATCGGCCGCAAGGCGATTCCCGGCGCAGGCTTGGTCGCCGCGATGGCATACAGCCTCTATCTCACGCACAAATCCGTCTACCACCTCGTCAGTCTCTGCGCCGGCGGGACGCTTATGCCGCATCCGCTCCTATCGATCGCAGTGTATGGGGGCACCGCAACAATCGTCGGAGCTCTTTTCTTCGCCGCAATCGAACGCCCCTCGCTGCTCCTGCGCGATCGCGCCCTGAAGCCGCGCGGCGCCGCATCGCCGCCGATCCTTGCCGCAGGAACAATCAGCTAGTCATCATCTCGGAATCATTCTGGCCTAAAGGAGTTTCGCCTCTATGCCCGGCAAACCCAACTTCCTGCTCATCCTTGCCGATGACATGGGTTACGGAGACTTCGGCTGCTTCAACTACGGAATCTCGCGGACGCCGACACTCGATCAGCTGGTGCGTGGCGGCCTCTGCCTGACGCAGCATTATTCCGCCTCTCCCGTATGCGCTCCCGCGCGCGCGTCGCTGATCACCGGCCGCTATCCGCATCGCACCGGCGTGCTCGACACGCTCGAGATGCGCGGGCTCGACCGCCTGGCGCTGCGTGAACGCACTCTCGCCGAACTGTTGAAGCCTGCGGGCTACGTGACCGGGCTCGTCGGCAAATGGCACAACGGCGCGCTCGACGCGCGCTACCATCCGAACCGGCGCGGCTTCGACGAGTTCGCAGGCTTCTGCGGCGGATGGGCGCCGTACTGGAACTGGCGAATCGATCGCAATGGCTCAATCGGCTCGTCCGACGGCCGCTACCTCACCGACGTTTTCACCGAGGAGGCCGCCGATTTCATCCGGCGCCATCGCAGCGAGAGCTTTTTTCTGTACCTCGCGTACAACGCCCCGCATTTTCCTTTCGAAGCGCCTGACGATGCGATCAAGCCCTATCGCGAGACCGGCAGCTTCACCGCCGCCGTCAGCGCGATCTACGCAATGATCGAAATCATGGATCGCGGAATCGCGCGGCTGCTCGATCTGCTGGGCGAGCTCGGTCTCGCCGAGAACACGCTGGTCATGTTCTCGAGCGACAATGGTCCGCAGTTCGGCGGCCAGGGGGAAATGTGCACCGATCGCTTCAACTGCGGCTTCGCCGGCGCCAAGACCCTCGTCTACGAGGGCGGAATCCGCCTGCCGATGGTCATGCGGTGGCCGGCGGGACTCGGTCCTGCGCGGCAGGTTCACAACATGATTCACTTCACTGACTGGCTGCCAACTATCCTGTCGATCGCGGGCGCTGACACGCCCCGCGATCGCAAGCTCGACGGGATCGACGTGAGGCCCGTATTGAGCGGCGATTCCGGCAAGGCCCCCGGCGAGCGTTTCTGGCAATGGAATCGCTATTCGCCCGACGGCGAATGCAACGCCGCGATGCGCGACGGGCGATGGAAGCTCGTGCGGCCCGCGATGCGCGAGCTGATGAGAGTCTCGCAAGCCGACCTCGCGATGGACTTCGATTCGAAATACCACCCCGACAGGTACCCGGACATCGTGCGCGAACCGGAACCGGAGCGGACGCGCCCTGCGCCGCCGCCCGCGCAGCTTTTCGATATCGTCAACGATCCGTTCGAGCGCGTTGACTTGGCGGCGCGGGAATCTGATCGTGTCGCGCGAATGACTAATCAACTGATGGACTGGTTCACCGACGTCGAACGCGAACGGAAAACGATCGCGGAGTGAATAAAGTTCACATTCTGTAAAAACTACTCAATTTTAGATAACAATAGCCTAACAGAAGTTAGCTAGAAAACTTTGAGTAATCATTAAAGCCTGATCATCATAAGAAGCTTGCTTCTGATACATTTAGTATGGTACACCGCTAGCGACGAGATGCAGGGGATTTCTTTGTTTTGGGCGTCTCGCACTGAGTAACCGTCCCTTCAAGAGGCCGGTGAGTCACCGGTTCCACCGGTGACGGTCGCATCACCTACTAACCGCCGCGACCGAAATACGAATTGTCTCCCTGACGGCTATGCCGTCTGAGGGAGCGCTAACGGTGCGCCTACGCGTTTTTTAACTGCGCGTGGCGTGAAGGGTGTACGTGTGTCTCAAAATTCACGGACCTTTCGCATCGGCGTGCTGGTGTGCGCGCTGCTGATATCCACAATTCTTGCGACGCCCAGCTCGGGCGCGGCGCAGCTCTTCGGATGGTTGCCGATTTTCCGGCCAACTCCCACGCGCACGCCGACGCCCAAACCTACTGCGACGCCGACTCGCACGCCGACCCCCACACCAACGCGCACCCGCACCGCGACCCCCACTGCAACGGCTACCACCACTTCAACCGCGACATCCACACCCGGCGCCACTCCGACGCCGACCGCGACCGCCAGCACCACGGCTACCGCGACGGCGACCCCGACCGTGACTTCGACTGCCACTCCGACCGCATCGGCCACACCTACTCAAACAGCCACCGCCACGGCGACTGCTACCGAGACGGCGACCGCAACTGCAACTGCAACTCAGACGGCGACGCCTTCTCCGAGTGCGACGGCATCTGCAACCGCAACCGCAACGGCGACCTCAACGGCCACAGGCACTCCATCGCCGAGCTCCACACCGACGCCTTGCATCACGATCACCGCGCCCACGAACGACAGCACCGTGAGCGGCACCAGCGTCGCGATCACGACCAGGGACACCTGCCCCAAACTCTGGTTCGAAACGCTCCAGGTTGACGGTACGCAATCGGGCGCCTTCGCGCCCGGAAAAGTGGTGTTCAACAGCACGACCGTCAGCGACGGCACCCATACGATCACTGTGACCAGCCAAAGCGAAAACCCGAACTCCGTCGTTCTTGGTACTGCTTCCGAGACACTAACCGTGAACAATAGCGGGCTCTCGTCGAACGTCGGTCCGACGCCCACCGCGAGTCCGACTCCAGGCGGACCGCACTATTCGATGCTCGGTCCGGCAGCGACGTTGCCGACCGAATCATCATGCGCGGCGCAAGTGAACGCTTCGCCGATTGCCGAGAGCGCGCCCTGGAACGAGGACGACGGCACTGGCTACAACTCCAACCAGAGCCCTGCGGGTGGCGTGCCGAGCTACTTCTATCAAAACGCACCATGCTGCACGGAGCTGCCGAATGCGGATTTCCAGACCGTCGATGGCGCCTACGCGGGAACGACTGACGACATCTTCCGCGTCTATGCCTGCAAGTGGGGGATCGACGAGGATTACATTCGCGCCCAGGCTTACATCGAATCTCATTGGCATCAGGATTGCGCCGCGGCGCATGGCGGCAGCGGATGCGCAGAGGGCGGCGACGAGAACAATCCATCGGGATGCGTGAGTGGACTGCCTGTCACTGCTCTCACGCCCAATGGTCAATTCTGCGGCCTCGAAGGATTTGGCGGACTCGCGATGCCAAATCTGTATGCCTCGTGGTCAATCGTGCAGAACAAGGTCTTCTACGAATGGATGACGTGGCCGATGATGGGGGAATCGACACCCTTCGGGGTGGATTTCCGCTACGCCGAGATGCGTGGATGCGTGAACGGCGACCAGTATGGCTATTTCGACGCGCAAAGCCCGAGCGGCGCGACTGACTATGAGAACGCGGTCGCGGCCGCCGAGAGTAATCCCAGTGGCGCCTCGAAAATTTCCGGCTGGACCAACCTGCAGTACCTCGCCTACGGCTGTATCGACACACACTACAGCGGCAACTGGTTCAGCGGCAGCACCGACTCGTATCTGAGCGAGTTCCTGAGCACTCTGAGCAGCGCGCCGTGGCCGGGAGGGAACCAATAGGCGGCCGTAACCTTTTGCGATGCGCGCAGTTTAGAGGCTAGGAGCAAGCGGTCGCGCTCGACTCCGGGAGAGCCCTGATGAGCACGCACAACAGTTTCACCCGCGACGGCTTCGGGCAGGTGCGGCCTTACCTGTTCGGCCGCCTCGATCTTGCCGACTTCATCCGAACGGTTTTCGGCGCGCAGGAACTGAGCCGCCACAAGCTCGGCGACAAGGCTTTTCATATCGAGGCCAGGATCGGCGATTCCGTCGTCGTGCTCGAAGTCGCCGATCCGCCGCATGCCGCGGGCAAACCTAACTCGACCTACGTCTATGTTCCCAATGTCGATGCCGCCTACAAGCGCGCGCTCGGCGCGGGCGCGACCACGATGCGCGCGCCGGCGGATCAGCCTTACGACGAGCGCAACTGCGGCGTCGTCGATTCTTTCGGCAATACCTGGTGGATCGCGACGATGCTGAATCGTTAGCGCGGCGCCTGCCACGGCAGCGGCATCGCAGTGTCGTCGGCGTGGCGGACCTTCACCGGGGCGGCGCTGAGCGCGGCAATGAGGACCATCTTACTATCGCCGGTGTTGGCAATCTGATGAATCACATCGGCCGGGATGATCAGCGTCGAGTTCGGACCAAAGGCCGTGCCCTTGCCCTCGATCGTCAGCGTGCCTGAGCCTTCGAGGATCACGATCGCCTCCTCGCAGGCGTGACGATGAACCGGCGTCGCCGCGCCGGCCTCGATCGCCTGGCCCCAGACCTCGAGATTCTTCATTCCATGCTCAGGTCCCGCGAAGGTGCGATGGTTCAGACCTGGCAGATTGAATTCCGTCTGTGACGCATTGTTTACAACGGGCATGTCGTTCGTCTCCGGGTGAAATCGGTCATGCCCGCTCGCGATGCTCAAGGAGGAAATCTGGCACCGCGCGGTTGAATGCCTCGGGCTGCTCAATATTACTCAGATGCCCCGCCCCTTCAATGATCGTGAGGCGCGCGCCGGCGATGCGCCGCGCCATCGCTTGCGAGATCGCAGGAGGAGTCAGCGTGTCCTCGCCGCCGACCACAACATGCGTCGGGACCGCGATCTTTTCCAGCTCGAACTTGCGCGCGTAGTTCACCGATCCCGCGATCGTTTTCAAATACGACTCCTTGTGGAGCGCCGACATGCTCGCGACCAGCCGCTCGAAGACTCCCGCCCGCGGATTCTTGCCTATCAAAGTCCGCGCTACGGCCGGCGCCATGTCGCTCGGCTCCTTGCCCGCGAGCAGTGGCTCCTGGCGCAGCCGGATGAACTCGCTGCGCTGCGCCTCCGACAAATGGCCGAACCCCGGCATCGAATCGCACAAGGTGAGCGTTGCAACGCGATCCGGAAATCGCTCAGCGAAATCCAGTGCGATCACGCCGCCCATCGAAAGGCCAATCACATGCGCGCGGCGTGCGTCGAAATGATCGAGCACGCGGCGCAGATCCCTCGCGAAGTCCGCAAAGTCCAGCGCGCCTTCATAATGGTCGCTGTCGCCGTAGCCGCGCGCATCCCATGCGATCGCATGAAAGTCGCCGGCAAAGGCGCGAAGCTGCTCGCGCCAGTTGGTGCGATTCCCACCGATGCCGTGCAGGAAAATCGCAACCGGCCCTGCGCCGATATGCTCGACCGCAATCCGCGGCGTTCCAGGAACCAGCACTTTCACAGGCTCGGTCATCGCCTAAGCACCTATCAGGGATCGCAGTTTGTATGCACGCATGGCACAGAGTTTTCGCAACCGGCCGTTAACGATCTGCCAGGCACTCGACATCTTGCGTCGCCAATGGATACAATAACATGTCAAGTTGATTTAAAACATGATTGAGTTATAAAGTTCATTAGAAAGAATAGCTGAGTTATTTAGAGTCCTCGCGGTAGTGCCAGGACTGCGAGGGATCGGCAAATTATCGTGGCTCGGTCAGGCACAGTCACTCTTCTCTTCACCGACCTGGTCAACTCGACCAGCCACCTGCAAGACGCGGGTGACGAAGCCGGTCAACGCTTTTTCCGCGCTCATCACAAATTGATTACCGACGCGGTCACGGGCTGCGGCGGCGAGGAATTGCAATGGCTCGGCGACGGCGTGCTGGCCGCGTTTGGATCGACAGCCGACGCCGTGCGGAGCGCGATCAAAATTCAGCAGACGGCGCGGCGCCCGATCGGCAACGTGCGTTTCGAGATCCGGATCGGGATTCATTCCGGCGAAGCAATGCGCCGCGAGGAAGGCTATTTCGGCGCCGCGGTGGTGATCGCACGCCGGCTATGCGACCGCGCCGAGGCGGGCCAGATTCTGTGCAGCACGATGGTGGCGAACCTGCTGAACTCGCGCCACGCGTTTACCTTTGGCGAGATCGGACCGCTACAGCTCAAGGGAATCGTCGAGCCAATCGTCGCTTGCGAAGTGCATTACGAGCGCAACGATCCCGTCGCTCTGCTCAACCGCACCCCGTTTGTCGGCCGCGCGGTGCAGATGGAGCGCCTGCTTGCGAAGTTGGAACTCGCGTCAAACGGGCACGGTGCCGTCGCGATGCTCGTCGGCGAGCCGGGAATCGGTAAGACGCGCGCGCTCGAGGAATTTTCCGACGTGGCGCGACAGCGCAACGCGATTGTCTTGCGCGGCGCATGTTACGACGGCGAATTTCAGCGGCCATACGGTCCGTTCGCCGAAGTCATTGGCGCGTACGCGCAAGCGGCCTCGTTGGATCACCTGAAAAAGGTGCTCGGCCACAGCGCTTCAACGATTGCGCGCATCGCGCCCGGTTTGCGGCATTACCTCGGCGATGTTCCAGAGCCGTCGGCCCTCGACAAAGACGAAGAGCGCTTTCGCCTGCTCGATGCGGTCGCACAATCGCTGATCTCGATTGCGCAACTATCGCCGCTCGTTCTGATCCTCGACGATCTCCATTGGGCGGATCGCGGCACGGTGGCGATGCTCAACCATGTTGGACACTTTGTCGCGTCGAATCCGATCCTGCTGATCGGGGCCTATCGCGACAGCGAAGTCGGCCGGCTCCATCCGCTTTCCGCAGCGCTCGCGGCCATCAGGCGCACGCGCGATTTCGAGTCCATCGCGCTCGAAGGACTCGGCGCCACAGACGTCGCCGAGCTTCTCGGGATCATCGGCGATCAAACCGCACCGGCGCAGCTGGTCCAGACGCTCGAGGCAGAGACCGATGGAAACCCGTTTTTCATCCGCGAAGTTCTGCTGCACCTGGTCGAGGAAGGAAAAATCCTGAGCGCCGGACAGAGCTGGACGTCCGAACTCAGCATCGAAGAGCTGGGGATTCCCGAGGGCGTGCGCGAAATCATCGAACGCAGACTGATGCGTCTCTCGGATGACGCGAGAAGCCTGCTGACGGTGGGCGCGGCGTTCAAGGGCGAGTTCTCATTTGATGTCGCCGCCTCGGTCGCGGGTCTGAGCGACGACGCGGCATTGAGCGCAACCGACGAGGCGCTCGAAGCGCAATTGCTGCGCCCCGGCACCGTCGCCGACAACTTCGACTTCACCCACGCCTTGATCCGGCATTCGCTTTACTCCCAGCTCAACCCGGCGCGCCGCATCCGATTGCATCGGCGAATCGCGGAAACGATGGATCGCCAATGGGGCGACGAGGCGGCCGAACATGCGGCCGAAGTTGCGTATCACTTCTGGCGCGGCGCGGCAGCATTGGGCCGTGAGCATCGCGGTGTTGACTATGCGATAGCAGCCGCTAACTACGCCGAGAAGGCATATGCCTATGACGAGCTCGCGAGCTTTCTGCGCATCGCGATCGAACTGTTGTCCGCGACCGATCCTCGGCGGCAGGAGCTGCTGGTGCGTCTCGGCACGACGCTTACCTGGACGCAGCAGGAACAAGAGGCGCTGACCGTCATCAACGAAGTCGCAGGTCTGATTGAAACCGCATCGGGACCCGGCGCCAGCGCCGATTATCTCGAGACCGCCGCGAGATCGATGCATTTCGCGGGCTTGGCCAGCGGCTCGTGGGAGCTCGCGCGCAAGGGCTTGGAGCGCATCGGCGAACGACGCGACATTACCTGGGCGAGTCTCGCCGAGCTCGATCGCATCCGCATTGACGCCAGCGACCCCGAGAGCCATGGAATTCGCCGCGATTCGCCCGAGTTACGCGAGTGGCGCGCGACCATGAAGCGGCTGCCGATCGACCAGGTGATTGCGCACGGAATCGAACCGGCATTCGATTCGCGCGAAGAAACATTGAGAACTCCCGAAGCGCCGGCGAGTTGCCTGACCTTCCTGGCCGGCGACTATCGGCGCAGCCTGTCGATTTGGGAGCACGATGCCGGCGATCAGGAGCGCATGGGACGCATCGTCAAGGCGATGAGCTCGTGGGCCAATGTCGCGCGCTGTTACATCGCAATCGGTGATTTTGCGGCCGGCCAGGCGGCCTACGATCGCGCATGCGCTTTATCGGCGCGCACAACAGGCCAATCCGGACATCACCTGAGCCTCGCTTCAGTGAAGCAGGAGATGCTCATCGCGCTCGACTGCGGATGGGAAAGCATGCTGGGTGAGTCGAGCTACATCTCGCAGCCTTCGATCGAAACGCGCTGGGCGTTCGCCTCGATTTGCTCGACTGCCGCGTACATTTTTGCGCGCCTCGGCAATAGCCACGCCGCGTTGCAATGGCTGTCGATGGTCCCGCCTGCGCTCGAAGTTGGCGCGCCGTGCTTCCCCATCTATGGCATCGCGGCCTGCAACGCGGCATTCGCGCTGTGGTTGATGAATCGAACCGATCACGCCGAGATTATCGAGCGCAACCTGCGCGACAGGATGCTGCCCACCGATTTTCGACCGCCGATGCGCGATTGCCGGCTCTCGATCGCGCGCCTGTGCGCGCTGCAAAACCGACCTGACGAGGCGCGCCAGTGGTTCGCCGCGGCCCGCATCGCGCTCGACGAGCAAGGCGCGCGGCCAATGCGAGCGATCGTCGATTTCGATGAAGCCTTGATGTTCATCCGGCGCGGCTGCGGCGAAGATCGCGAACGCGCGAAACCCCTACTCTGCTGCGCCCTCAATCAGTTCAAAGAACTGGCAATGACGGGCTGGATAAAACGCGCCGGCGACCTCATGAGCGAGAACTCACCATCTTCCTCGTAACAATCGCCGCAGCTACTTGCCCCGCTTCTTGAGCGTCTGTTAGTTTCACCTGTCCGGCGCGCATCTGGCGCGCCAACTTATTTCAGGCTCAAAGTCCCCGTCGTCTAGCTCGGCCTAGGACACCGGCCTTTCACGTCGGTAACACGGGTTCAAATCCCGTCGGGGACGCCAAGATTCCTGAGGAAATTCCTGAGTTTCCCGCGTCTGAGCTGTCCTGGTTTGAACACCGGTGTTCAAACTGAGCGGCATCAGGAAGGTTCCGAAAGCTGGAACCGGCAATCTTGGAGAGCTCAAACGCATCGGTTTCGGAGGTGTGCACGTACCTGCCGTAGTGCTTAAGGAGGGTTGCCACTGCCACTCCAGTTTGATCCGAGAGCCACGCCAGGCTGACGCCGTTGGTCAGCGCGAGCGAGATGTAGGTGTCCTTTGTAGAATACAGGTCCCGCAGCGGCGACACCTTCAGCGCTCTCTGTGCGTCGCGAAACAGGTCGTAAAAATTCGCGGGATTGATCGGTTCTCCGCGAACGTTTTGAAACAGATAATCGCCGGATGCTCTCAACTGGATGAGCGGCTTCAACACATCGATGGTTTCCAGTGTGAGGCGGACAGCGCGTCGCGCGCGCTGCGTCTTGGGTGCGGTTTCGAAGCCGAGGTGTCGGGAGCGTTCGACCTGAATCGTTCCAGCGCGCAAGCTGACATTTCCTACCCGCAACCCCACTGCTTCGGACGGTCTCATCCCAGTGAAGAACAAGGTATGCGCGAGGGCATAATAAGCGTAGTGCGGCCGGGTGTCGTTGAACCCGCCAACTTTCCAGTTCCTGCTTTTGAAGTACTGGAGGATTCGATCGCGTTCCTCGGCCTCAAATGGCGAAGGACCGGGGACGATCTTTTCGGGCCATCTCAACTTGGGAAAAGGGAACGCGGCCGGAACTTCTTCTTGCAGTGCCTCCCGCATCATGGCTCGAAGTGACCCGTCAATCGCGTTCCTTATCGTCTTTTCAGACAGACCTCTTGCCCGGAGTTGTGCCCTGAGGTCTTCGAGGTGCGCCAAACTGAGAGCAGAGACTGACAGATTGCCCAGGAAGCCCAAAATATAGCGACGAAAGTGGCTCTTGTAGTCCCTCACCAGCGACTCCCGAAAAGCCGGCGAATTCTTGGTCGTGATCCAACGTTCGTAGAATTCACCTAGCGTCGGGACCGGCTGGTCCGGCGCAATCACCGGCCGAAGAAAATAATTCGCTCGGTTCCCGTTCGGAAACCATTTGAGATAATCAAAAACGCCGGCGCGGATTTCGGCGCCAATGTAAGCGGCTTGCTTTTCTGCGAGCCGACGATTGCGAGATGTATCATCGAGCACCGTCGCCTCAGCGAAGAAGCGCCGGCGGCCGTTTGGCAATTTCCATCGAAAGCGGAAGCGAAGCCGTCCGGCGGGCGTCGTTTCAACAAAGCAGGCTTGGCGTTTCGCAATCTTCTTAGCCATCAAAGTCGATCGCGATAGTGAGGAATTGCAGTTTCCGGATTTTCGTGACCTGCTTCAATGAAGGCGACGATCGCCTCCCACTTGAGCAGGGGCCTTCGCCCGACATGGAAAAAGTGCTCACCTTCGCGAAGAGTTCCTTTGGCGATCATGCTTCGAATCGCCTGTTCGGTCCAAGGGGTGAGAGCGGCCAATTCACGGACGGAAAGATAAGGCTTTGGACGACTGACAGACTGCTCGGGGCTCATGAGCGTGCTCACTAATGTATGATATTAGCTATCTAGCTAGATATTTCTTGCAAAGTCAAGGGACATGCCCAAGCTCCCGCCTCCCGAAGGGAAGGGCTTCTCGCGCCGATTGCTGCGCAGCATTGAAGGCGGCGCCCTCTCAATTGAACAAGGAGGGCGGCGCAGGATTCTGAGTCGCGTGCCGCGGAGTGCTGCACGCGTGACGAGCGAAGCACCCCGCGTGTGAGCGCGGGCGGCGCGGTTGCGAACGGAGCAAGCGCCACCATTTTGTATGCCGTAGACGTACTGTTTCACATTCGAAATCCATGACTCGGTGTAATCGTCTGGCGCGGTGCCAGCGGAGTTTGCTTGATCTGCGGCTTTATCGTCCTTCGAGCGTGCTCAAGCGCAAGCGATTTCTCACGATCGCGGTTCACGGCGTATTGAAGCGCCTGACGATCGTCGGTGTAAACCGAAACCGCGTGGCGAGCGCGGCTGACTGAGACGTAGAACTGCTTGCGATTTACCAGCTCTGCCGAGCGCAGCGTGTCGATGTTGACAATCACGCGATCGACAGTGGCGCCTTGGCTCGAATGAGAGGTCGACGCATAGCCGTAATCGATATGGCGCAGCCGCTGGCGCGCGGCTCTGATTTCCCGGCCGGCATCGGTTCGGAGAATTGCCTTTTCGTCATCGATCGAACGAATGGTGGCTAACTCGCCGTTAGCGACTTTGAGAGCGCGATCGGGCGCTCGAAACTGGATCCGGTCACCAACGGCGAGCGTGCGGTGCTCCGCTCGAAAGACCTCGACGCCTGAGGGGCGCTTGGGGTTGTACTCAACCAGTTTCCCGTTCTCGGTACGGACTTTGATGCGATGATGTTTCGCGTCGACACTTTTAACTTGCCCGTAGTCGCATCTCGCGAGGCCTAGCTTGGCGCTCCCTCGTCTATATCGAATGACGTCACCCTCCTCGTAGTTTCGCGCAGAAGTGCGTTGCGTGGCTGTGAGGTTGCGATTGATGAGCACGGTTTGATCGTGTCCCGCTGTCTCAATATTCCCTCGACTTCTGAGCAACTCCCGGATCGCCTCGTTAAGCTGGCGGCGCTCGTCGTTGGCGGGACTGACGACCAGGACTCGTTCGCCGCTCTCGTGAGCGCCAACAAACTCGCGCGCGATTGCCTGGTATCGGTCGTTAGTCGAAGCGATCTCCCGAATTCGATTCTGCTCCTTGAGCCGGGCAAGAGCTTCGGCCACTCGCCCCGTCGCAGCGAACTTTACCGCTTGCCGGAGCTCGCCGTCTCTTTGACGCCGGATGGTATCGAGCCGGGCAACCGCCATTCCGGCCTGCTGCATCTGGAAGATGGGCCGCCCGGCTTCGATTGCGTGATGTTGTCTTTGATCGCCGACAAACACGATCCTGTCCACATCCTGATACCACGCACGTTGCAGCAATCGATTTACTTGCCGAGTGGAAAGAAGACTCGATTCGTCGACGATCCAAAACTGGCGCTTTATCGTGTCTTCCGGAGAAGAGGTCTCCAAAAGACTCGCGACGGTCTGGGCTTCGATACCAGCTTCGGAAAGCGATCTGACCGCGCGAGTGGTGGGAGCAAAACCCAGCACCGTGTAACCATTCTCGCCTGCAAATTCCGCAATCGCGCCGACAGTGGTGGTTTTTGCGCTGCCGGCCAATCCTTCGATAGAGGTGAGCCAGTCGCGACTCGATAACGTGATTTCCGCCGCCTGCGCTTGATCGCTGAGCAGCCCGCGCTGCCTCGACCATCGGTTGATCTGAGCACTTGGAGCGATCTCGTTGGCTCGCCCCCGACGGGCGCGCATCAGCTCAAGGTTCTCGGTCTCGAGCCGCAACATCTCCGGCGTTGTAAACGACGCGTGCTGCGCCGATTTGATCTCGATTAGTTCGCCGCGAAGCTGTTGCTGGATGCCTTCGTCTCGAATCTCGGTGAGCGACGCTCGCCCCATCGAATGCTGAAGCGCTGCGCCTTCAAGAGCCCTGCGGTCAACGACAGCCTCGCGCTCGGTCGCGTGAGTGACGGCGTAACCGACAGCATCCTGGACTTCGAATGGAGACACTTGAACGATTTGGGCGTGCCGTGGGGCCTGAAGATCGATGCGATACCCGTGCGCGCGCGTCCGCCACTCTTCGCGCAGCTCAGCTTCACGGCGACCGTCCTTTGCGAGCCTGCTCTGGTGTGCGACGTTCTGCGCCGCGCCAGCTCCGCTCAGGCCTCTGCGGCTCAGCTCCTGCTCGATATCCTTGCGGCGTCGGGAAAACGCCATCACCTGTTCGCGCGTGTAACCCTGCAACTCCCAGCGTGCATCGCTACTGGTGATCTCAATTCCATATCCGAGCCGCTGCACTTGGCGCGCGAGTTCAGAGCGATAGATGGCCGTGGCGAAGCTCTGTGAGCGATAGATCTCGACTGGGTCGAGGCCACGCCAGGCTCCGTCGGGACGCTGCGTCAAGTTTGCGATCACGACGTGGGTATGCAAGTGGGGATCGGGACCGTAGCCATCATCAACGCCTTGTGAAGGACGAGCTGCGATGTGATCAAACCGCGCCGCGACGATGTTAGCGCTGACG
Coding sequences within:
- the mobF gene encoding MobF family relaxase — protein: MLVMSKGALSAAQAETYYEEKYVHDDYYSERQQVVGEWFGKGANALGLSGEVATEDFRAILNGQRPQDGEVLVHTANGRSERRAGWDATFNAPKSVSIQALVGGDARLAEAHRHAVSCALGELEQYALSRRNGGSEWVVSANIVAARFDHIAARPSQGVDDGYGPDPHLHTHVVIANLTQRPDGAWRGLDPVEIYRSQSFATAIYRSELARQVQRLGYGIEITSSDARWELQGYTREQVMAFSRRRKDIEQELSRRGLSGAGAAQNVAHQSRLAKDGRREAELREEWRTRAHGYRIDLQAPRHAQIVQVSPFEVQDAVGYAVTHATEREAVVDRRALEGAALQHSMGRASLTEIRDEGIQQQLRGELIEIKSAQHASFTTPEMLRLETENLELMRARRGRANEIAPSAQINRWSRQRGLLSDQAQAAEITLSSRDWLTSIEGLAGSAKTTTVGAIAEFAGENGYTVLGFAPTTRAVRSLSEAGIEAQTVASLLETSSPEDTIKRQFWIVDESSLLSTRQVNRLLQRAWYQDVDRIVFVGDQRQHHAIEAGRPIFQMQQAGMAVARLDTIRRQRDGELRQAVKFAATGRVAEALARLKEQNRIREIASTNDRYQAIAREFVGAHESGERVLVVSPANDERRQLNEAIRELLRSRGNIETAGHDQTVLINRNLTATQRTSARNYEEGDVIRYRRGSAKLGLARCDYGQVKSVDAKHHRIKVRTENGKLVEYNPKRPSGVEVFRAEHRTLAVGDRIQFRAPDRALKVANGELATIRSIDDEKAILRTDAGREIRAARQRLRHIDYGYASTSHSSQGATVDRVIVNIDTLRSAELVNRKQFYVSVSRARHAVSVYTDDRQALQYAVNRDREKSLALEHARRTIKPQIKQTPLAPRQTITPSHGFRM
- a CDS encoding AAA family ATPase, encoding MARSGTVTLLFTDLVNSTSHLQDAGDEAGQRFFRAHHKLITDAVTGCGGEELQWLGDGVLAAFGSTADAVRSAIKIQQTARRPIGNVRFEIRIGIHSGEAMRREEGYFGAAVVIARRLCDRAEAGQILCSTMVANLLNSRHAFTFGEIGPLQLKGIVEPIVACEVHYERNDPVALLNRTPFVGRAVQMERLLAKLELASNGHGAVAMLVGEPGIGKTRALEEFSDVARQRNAIVLRGACYDGEFQRPYGPFAEVIGAYAQAASLDHLKKVLGHSASTIARIAPGLRHYLGDVPEPSALDKDEERFRLLDAVAQSLISIAQLSPLVLILDDLHWADRGTVAMLNHVGHFVASNPILLIGAYRDSEVGRLHPLSAALAAIRRTRDFESIALEGLGATDVAELLGIIGDQTAPAQLVQTLEAETDGNPFFIREVLLHLVEEGKILSAGQSWTSELSIEELGIPEGVREIIERRLMRLSDDARSLLTVGAAFKGEFSFDVAASVAGLSDDAALSATDEALEAQLLRPGTVADNFDFTHALIRHSLYSQLNPARRIRLHRRIAETMDRQWGDEAAEHAAEVAYHFWRGAAALGREHRGVDYAIAAANYAEKAYAYDELASFLRIAIELLSATDPRRQELLVRLGTTLTWTQQEQEALTVINEVAGLIETASGPGASADYLETAARSMHFAGLASGSWELARKGLERIGERRDITWASLAELDRIRIDASDPESHGIRRDSPELREWRATMKRLPIDQVIAHGIEPAFDSREETLRTPEAPASCLTFLAGDYRRSLSIWEHDAGDQERMGRIVKAMSSWANVARCYIAIGDFAAGQAAYDRACALSARTTGQSGHHLSLASVKQEMLIALDCGWESMLGESSYISQPSIETRWAFASICSTAAYIFARLGNSHAALQWLSMVPPALEVGAPCFPIYGIAACNAAFALWLMNRTDHAEIIERNLRDRMLPTDFRPPMRDCRLSIARLCALQNRPDEARQWFAAARIALDEQGARPMRAIVDFDEALMFIRRGCGEDRERAKPLLCCALNQFKELAMTGWIKRAGDLMSENSPSSS